From one Nothobranchius furzeri strain GRZ-AD chromosome 2, NfurGRZ-RIMD1, whole genome shotgun sequence genomic stretch:
- the tmem63a gene encoding CSC1-like protein 1 translates to MSFPWISLVDPTSNTSISCFSSNQSTVLSGLEFGGIPVVLLLNFCVFIVLLIIFSIIRKKFWDYGRLALVADSDGFNESTHRRYGRMPSTASNVDDAEHESGYFSWLSYSVRMDEEKIKQKCGVDALHYLSFQRHLIILLVVITVLSLGVILPVNLTGKLLRNDPVSFGRTTIGNLSTENDLLWLHTVFAVIYLALTMVSLRLHTSKMKDLRRDKARNTLFICSVPKVATAEDVKDHFREAYPQWRVCSVTLAYDVAKLMHLDKERVRAGKNLRYYERVLEKTGLRGLINPRLCSNICCCSSCEKVDAIEYYRSKEKQLLEEMRRQTEEVPDHPLGMAFVTLQTEAMAKYILKDFNAIECSGMKCCGGREPQPSSKSKTLKVNRWRVSFAPHHRSVYWENLSVRGCCWFIRCIGINISVFIVLTFLTTPTIIINTMDKFNVTKPIYYLNDPIISQFFPTLLLWSFSALLPTIVYYSTLGEAHWSKSSEQLSMMRKLYFFLLFMVLILPSLGLTSLAWFFRWLFDKTFLGGEIRFECVFLPDQGAFFVNYVIAAGLVGSGMELLRLPGLLLYTIRLMAARSAAERKYVKEHQAYEFEYGAMYGWTLCVFTVIMAYSIICPIIVPFGLLYMLLKHLVDRHNLYFAFLPTHLDRQVHLGAVNQTLAAPIICLIWLYFFSVLRAGFKTSTSLFTLVVLCVTVVFSLLITCFGHLKYLSPLNYEVTEQDDNTAEGVEKNIQLYLPRVLDNKSPVCATEEPQKAKTYGSTEGSPVHGFGPVENTSSDC, encoded by the exons ATGTCTTTCCCCTGGATCTCCCTGGTGGACCCAACCAGCAACACGTCCATCAGCTGCTTCAGCTCCAACCAGAGCACGGTCCTCTCCGGACTCGAGTTCGGAGGAATTCCAGTCGTCCTGCTGCTGAACTTCTGTGTTTTCATT GTGTTGCTGATCATTTTCTCGATTATCAGAAAGAAGTTCTGGGACTACGGTCGATTAGCTCTGGTTGCAGACAGTGATGG GTTCAACGAGTCAACGCACCGCCGCTACGGTCGTATGCCATCCACAGCGTCCAACGTGGATGACGCCGAGCACGAATCG GGGTACTTCTCGTGGCTGTCCTACAGCGTCAGAATGGA CGAAGAGAAGATCAAACAGAAATGTGGCGTTGATGCGTTACACTACCTGTCCTTCCAGCGTCATCTGATCATCCTCTTGGTGGTCATCACTGTCCTTTCCCTCGGAGTCATCCTGCCGGTGAATCTGACTGGGAAACTGCTGA GAAATGATCCTGTGAGTTTTGGACGGACAACAATTGGGAATCTGAGCACTGA GAACGACCTGTTATGGCTGCACACTGTGTTCGCTGTGATCTACCTGGCCCTGACCATGGTGTCTCTGAGGCTGCACACATCCAAGATGAAAGACCTGCGCAGGGACAAG GCCAGAAACACCTTGTTTATTTGTTCAGTCCCTAAAGTGGCAACAGCGGAGGATGTAAaggaccatttcag GGAGGCGTATCCTCAGTGGCGGGTGTGTTCTGTTACTCTGGCCTATGATGTGGCCAAACTGATGCACCTGGATAAGGAAAG GGTGCGAGCTGGGAAAAACCTGCGGTACTATGAGCGGGTTCTTGAGAAGACAGGGCTGCGTGGGCTGATCAACCCGCGACTGTGCAGCAACATCTGTTGCTGCTCCAGCTGTGAGAAA GTTGATGCCATAGAATATTACCGTAGTAAAGAAAAGCAGCTGCTGGAGGAAATGAGGCGGCAGACAGAAGAAGTACCAGATCATCCACTGGGGATGGCATTTGTCACCCTACAGACCGAAGCTATGGCTAAGTA CATTCTGAAAGACTTCAATGCTATCGAGTGTAGCGGGATGAAGTGCTGCGGAGGGCGAGAGCCTCAGCCTTCGTCCAAAAGCAAAACTCTGAAAGTGAACCGGTGGCGGGTCAGCTTTGCTCCACATCACAGAAGTGTTTATTG GGAGAACCTTTCAGTACGAGGTTGCTGCTGGTTCATCCGCTGTATCGGAATAAACATCTCTGTTTTTATCGTTCTCACCTTCCTGACTACTCCCACCATCATTATTAACACCATGGACAAGTTCAACGTGACCAAGCCCATCTACTATCTTAAT GACCCCATCATCAGTCAGTTCTTCCCAACTCTTCTGCTGTGGTCCTTCTCTGCGTTGTTGCCTACAATAGTGTACTACTCTACACTTGGAGAGGCACACTGGAGCaa GTCAAGTGAACAGCTGAGCATGATGCGTAAGTTGTACTTCTTCCTGCTCTTCATGGTGCTGATCCTCCCCTCGCTAGGACTCACCAG TCTTGCTTGGTTTTTCCGCTGGCTGTTTGATAAAACGTTTCTTGGTGGAGAAATACGATTTGA GTGTGTGTTTTTACCAGACCAAGGTGCGTTTTTCGTCAACTACGTGATCGCGGCCGGCTTGGTGGGATCTGGGATGGAGCTGTTGCGGTTGCCAGGGTTACTGCTTTACACCATACGCCTGATGGCTGCTCGTTCTGCTGCTGAAAGAAAATACGTCAAAGAG CACCAAGCCTACGAGTTTGAATATGGAGCCATGTACGGATGGACTCTGTGTGTGTTCACTGTCATCATGGCTTACAGCATCATTTGTCCCATCATTGTGCCTTTTG GCCTCCTCTACATGTTGCTGAAGCACCTGGTGGACAGACACAACTTGTACTTTGCTTTCTTGCCCACTCACCTTGACCGCCAGGTCCATCTGGGAGCTGTCAATCAAACTCTGGCTGCACCAATCATCTGCCTGATCTGGCTTTACTTCTTCTCTGTCCTCCGAGCAG GTTTCAAGACTTCAACGTCTCTGTTCACCTTAGTGGTGCTGTGCGTCACAGTGGTCTTCTCCCTCCTCATCACCTGCTTCGGCCATCTTAAATACCTCAGCCCCCTTAACTACGAG GTCACGGAGCAGGATGACAACACGGCAGAGGGAGTGGAAAAAAACATACAG CTTTACCTTCCAAGAGTGCTCGACAACAAATCACCCGTTTGTGCCACAGAAGAGCCTCAGAAAGCGAAGACTTATGGTTCTACAGAGGGAAGCCCAGTTCACGGCTTCGGTCCAGTGGAGAACACGTCATCGGATTGTTGA